One region of Crateriforma spongiae genomic DNA includes:
- a CDS encoding DUF1569 domain-containing protein, with amino-acid sequence MNELRKLQFDDLEDATNEATRLLQTGYRAKGRWTLGQICRHLRLVQDPSIDGYPRWMSAFAFLRPVMRRTLLPKILTTDSPRGIPTSPPFQPGADLDDASEVERFAASVVRLKNHNGPFAPHPAFGKLERERLLQVHTAHAAHHLRFLDPDEPNAH; translated from the coding sequence ATGAATGAGCTAAGAAAATTACAGTTCGATGACCTGGAGGACGCCACCAACGAAGCAACGCGACTGCTGCAAACCGGTTATCGGGCGAAAGGTCGATGGACACTGGGCCAGATTTGTCGCCACCTGCGACTGGTCCAAGATCCCAGCATTGACGGCTATCCACGGTGGATGTCGGCGTTCGCTTTTCTGCGTCCGGTGATGCGACGTACCCTGTTGCCGAAGATTTTGACCACCGATTCACCACGCGGGATTCCGACGTCGCCGCCATTTCAACCCGGCGCTGACCTGGACGATGCATCGGAGGTGGAACGATTTGCCGCCAGCGTTGTTCGTTTGAAAAACCACAACGGACCTTTCGCACCCCACCCCGCTTTCGGCAAACTGGAACGCGAGCGTCTGTTACAAGTCCACACCGCTCACGCGGCTCACCATTTGCGATTCCTGGATCCCGATGAACCCAACGCCCACTGA
- a CDS encoding sigma-70 family RNA polymerase sigma factor, with product MHTTYRDAKVKELRDQLIRFSPKANKSELADAAESLHNDVTEDRQYAYDFVYFRLTKFRPENPSRHNIAGVDLRHDLRQMIEDLTEAAEIPVEQVAQPVHTLKDLARMFRVSTKTISRWRNAGLVSRKYVVDGRKRVGFLHTSIEHFSQQNREKVRRGERFSQLSDEEKSEIVERARQLVEGGATPAEVTRQIAEQMGRSPETIRYTLKNFDADHKSLAIFPSHRDTLTDDDKRTLFRLHSQGMTVSQLCKRFNRSRASINRLLLDVRVQCVFELPLDYIYNEDFDQPGREAEFLGETPEPAKAARKVRPPADLPSYLAALYDVPLLTREQEYHLFRKMNYLKHKASRLREQLSDNRWSSDDSMSKTERIDRINKLYEEAVKVKNLIVQSNLRLVVSIAKRHVAKVDDLFTLISDGNMSLIRAVEKFDYSRGNKFSTYASWAIMKNFARTIPSEFKHRDRFRTTTEELFLLRQDDRMDPYVEESAHLRRKRELSKILNRLDEREQQIISARFGLGRGSEPLTLKEVGEKMGVTKERIRQLEARALVKLREAADEERIDVELGSA from the coding sequence ATGCATACGACTTATCGCGACGCAAAAGTCAAGGAACTTCGTGACCAACTGATCCGCTTTTCGCCCAAGGCGAATAAGTCGGAATTGGCGGATGCCGCGGAGTCGCTGCACAATGACGTCACCGAAGACCGTCAGTACGCGTACGACTTTGTCTACTTTCGTTTGACCAAGTTTCGGCCGGAAAATCCCAGCCGTCACAACATCGCCGGCGTCGACCTGCGACATGACTTGCGGCAAATGATCGAAGACTTGACCGAAGCAGCCGAGATCCCGGTCGAACAAGTCGCCCAGCCGGTCCACACGCTGAAGGACCTGGCACGGATGTTCCGTGTATCCACCAAGACAATTAGCCGCTGGCGAAACGCCGGCCTGGTCAGCCGGAAATATGTCGTCGACGGACGCAAACGCGTCGGTTTCCTGCACACCAGCATCGAACACTTCAGCCAACAGAACCGAGAAAAGGTTCGCCGCGGTGAACGTTTCAGCCAGCTGAGTGATGAAGAGAAAAGCGAGATCGTCGAACGGGCACGTCAATTGGTCGAAGGCGGTGCAACGCCGGCCGAAGTGACCCGGCAAATCGCCGAACAGATGGGACGCAGTCCGGAAACGATCCGCTACACGCTGAAGAACTTCGACGCCGATCACAAGTCGCTGGCGATTTTCCCCAGCCACCGCGACACGCTGACCGACGACGACAAGCGGACGCTGTTCCGATTGCACAGCCAAGGCATGACCGTCAGCCAGCTTTGCAAGCGGTTCAACCGGTCCCGCGCCAGCATCAACCGGTTGCTGTTGGATGTTCGCGTGCAGTGCGTTTTCGAACTGCCGCTGGACTACATTTACAACGAAGACTTTGACCAACCCGGCCGCGAAGCGGAATTCTTGGGCGAAACGCCTGAACCGGCCAAGGCCGCGCGCAAAGTGCGTCCGCCCGCCGATCTGCCCAGCTATCTGGCCGCTCTTTACGACGTGCCACTGCTGACCCGCGAACAGGAATACCACCTGTTCCGCAAGATGAATTATCTGAAGCACAAGGCCAGCCGGTTGCGGGAACAATTGTCCGACAACCGCTGGAGCAGCGACGATTCGATGTCCAAGACCGAGCGAATCGATCGCATCAATAAACTGTATGAAGAAGCCGTGAAGGTGAAAAACCTGATTGTGCAAAGCAACCTTCGTTTGGTGGTTTCGATCGCCAAACGACACGTGGCCAAGGTCGATGACCTGTTCACGTTGATCAGCGACGGCAACATGTCACTGATCCGCGCGGTGGAAAAGTTTGACTACTCGCGTGGAAACAAGTTCAGCACCTATGCGTCGTGGGCGATCATGAAAAACTTCGCCCGCACGATTCCCAGCGAGTTCAAGCATCGGGACCGTTTTCGAACGACCACCGAAGAACTGTTCTTGCTGCGTCAGGACGACCGCATGGACCCGTACGTGGAAGAATCGGCGCACCTGCGACGCAAACGCGAACTGTCGAAGATCCTGAATCGCTTGGACGAAAGGGAACAGCAGATCATTTCCGCCCGCTTCGGCCTGGGACGCGGCAGCGAACCGCTGACCCTGAAAGAAGTCGGCGAAAAGATGGGTGTGACGAAGGAAAGAATTCGCCAACTGGAAGCCCGAGCGTTGGTGAAACTGCGTGAAGCCGCCGACGAAGAACGGATCGACGTTGAACTGGGAAGCGCCTAA
- a CDS encoding VOC family protein, which yields MKLGYVILYVRDVESTIGFYETAFGMECRFRHSAEGNDYAEMETGQTVLAFASETLADSHEFDYAKVRPDRSPPAIEIALVTNDVEAAYERAIQGGAVAVRPPADKPWGQTISYVKDANGFLIEICSPVGG from the coding sequence ATGAAACTGGGTTACGTGATTCTGTACGTCCGGGACGTCGAATCGACCATTGGCTTTTATGAAACCGCATTCGGTATGGAATGTCGATTTCGACACAGCGCCGAAGGCAACGACTATGCGGAAATGGAAACCGGTCAAACCGTACTGGCTTTTGCATCGGAGACGTTGGCCGATTCGCACGAGTTCGACTATGCCAAAGTTCGACCGGATCGTTCGCCACCGGCGATCGAAATCGCGTTGGTAACTAACGACGTCGAAGCGGCGTATGAAAGGGCCATCCAAGGCGGTGCTGTGGCGGTCCGACCGCCGGCGGACAAACCCTGGGGCCAAACGATCAGCTACGTCAAAGATGCCAACGGCTTTTTGATCGAGATCTGTTCACCGGTCGGTGGTTGA
- a CDS encoding DUF1569 domain-containing protein translates to MKVERRKLDFSDGDAVIDDIQHLHHHGYRRAGNWNLTQICEHLEKTMTGGMDGFGFRFPWILRKTVIQWAFDRALKKRSLPAGTPTLKMLRPADVDAAGDADEDEAVINACIAAVRRAQGFAGPMKDYPLLEDPPVDRWKDFMWIHAAHHLSFLMPSDADDSGANT, encoded by the coding sequence ATGAAAGTCGAACGTCGAAAGCTAGACTTCAGCGATGGGGATGCGGTCATCGATGACATCCAGCATTTGCACCATCACGGTTACCGGCGTGCGGGCAACTGGAATCTGACCCAGATTTGCGAGCACTTGGAAAAGACGATGACCGGGGGGATGGACGGATTCGGATTCCGGTTTCCATGGATTCTGCGCAAGACGGTGATCCAGTGGGCTTTTGATCGCGCGCTGAAGAAACGTAGCCTACCGGCCGGCACGCCCACACTGAAGATGTTGCGTCCGGCCGACGTGGATGCCGCGGGAGACGCGGATGAAGACGAAGCGGTCATCAACGCCTGTATCGCAGCAGTGCGGCGGGCCCAGGGCTTTGCGGGCCCCATGAAAGACTATCCGCTGTTGGAAGATCCGCCGGTCGACCGGTGGAAAGACTTCATGTGGATCCATGCGGCCCACCACCTAAGCTTTTTAATGCCGTCTGATGCGGATGACTCCGGTGCAAATACTTGA
- a CDS encoding HD domain-containing protein gives MPVDRPSVVRQVRDIVIDRMSGQGAGHDADHVLRVWRTARWIQRQTGGEAFVVELAALLHDIGDAKFHQGIERSGVLSKHILATFSVPEDVVEQVVHIVDNISFRKAADPNTLSIEAKIVQDADRLDALGAIGIVRTIEYGAVKGQPFHRPGCDDHSKSGIGHFHEKLFKLRGLLNTEAAKQIAEERETFMRDFLAQFLAECDTAGDDGETGVTDPTDA, from the coding sequence ATGCCCGTGGATCGGCCATCGGTGGTCCGGCAAGTACGCGACATCGTCATTGACCGCATGTCAGGCCAGGGTGCCGGACACGATGCCGACCACGTGCTGCGGGTCTGGCGAACGGCACGTTGGATCCAACGTCAAACCGGCGGAGAAGCCTTTGTGGTGGAATTGGCCGCGTTGTTGCACGACATCGGCGACGCAAAATTTCACCAGGGAATCGAACGCAGCGGCGTGCTGTCAAAGCACATTTTGGCGACCTTTTCAGTGCCCGAGGACGTCGTCGAGCAGGTGGTTCACATTGTCGACAATATTTCGTTTCGCAAAGCCGCCGATCCGAACACCCTGTCGATCGAAGCGAAAATCGTGCAAGACGCCGATCGATTGGACGCGCTGGGTGCGATCGGAATCGTGCGGACGATCGAATATGGCGCGGTCAAAGGCCAACCGTTTCATCGCCCGGGATGCGACGATCATTCCAAATCGGGTATCGGCCATTTTCACGAAAAGCTGTTCAAGCTGCGTGGCCTGTTGAATACCGAAGCCGCCAAACAGATCGCCGAAGAACGCGAAACGTTCATGCGAGACTTCTTGGCGCAGTTCCTTGCCGAATGCGACACCGCCGGCGATGATGGTGAAACCGGCGTCACCGATCCGACGGACGCCTAA
- a CDS encoding vitamin K epoxide reductase family protein produces the protein MMPGRPSPAPEFSPSALSAPMWAKRFHIAVVAVACLLAFSGLVLSLYLAWSGLTGSTVAGCDGSTFDCNHVLTSRWSKVFGLPVGLFAAGVYIAVLGLLAAGTLSPRASLLQRSALAFLLMTATVSAIWFVALQFYMQKFCFYCCTTHACSALTTLVVVPGLRLPWKRLLMVTAMGVAAVGTLTLIQWQSEPPQTFRIETHDELPPLLTEPGQTSDDVFGAPATFDAPGSAGGDDVFSAPGVFDAPAESAPGVFDAPAVDDAEPAQSPADELPVFEAPANGPPVFNAPVQDSASTPADHPADSGRFAWAAASPWFSLMGVVAADGDEEEKEEPRLVPVSSGRRQLNIAQWPLYGDLDAKYVVVAMFDYTCTHCRSTCKAIREAVEKDGLDLAVVALPTPLHRSCNDAATSNDPAGAHRCDVAKMAVAVWLADREKFQQFHDFLMSQQRSAGEARAKAIELIGAEQFNQRMASKTPSDYIAKTVFLYKESGAGTLPKLVFPRTTVVGEISSGSTITNLVKQNLR, from the coding sequence ATGATGCCAGGAAGGCCAAGCCCTGCCCCGGAATTTTCCCCGTCCGCCCTGTCAGCACCGATGTGGGCCAAGCGGTTTCACATCGCCGTGGTCGCAGTCGCCTGTTTATTGGCATTCAGCGGTCTGGTTCTCAGTTTGTATTTGGCTTGGTCGGGATTGACCGGTTCGACCGTCGCCGGCTGTGACGGCAGCACGTTTGATTGCAATCACGTGCTGACCAGCCGTTGGTCGAAAGTCTTCGGGTTGCCCGTCGGCCTGTTCGCCGCGGGGGTCTACATCGCCGTCTTGGGACTGTTGGCCGCCGGCACGTTGTCGCCGCGGGCGTCGCTGCTGCAGCGCAGTGCCCTGGCCTTCTTGCTGATGACGGCAACGGTATCGGCCATCTGGTTCGTGGCTTTGCAGTTCTACATGCAAAAATTTTGCTTCTACTGCTGCACCACTCATGCGTGCAGCGCGCTGACCACTTTGGTGGTGGTTCCGGGATTGCGGCTGCCCTGGAAACGGCTGTTGATGGTGACCGCCATGGGGGTCGCCGCGGTTGGAACGTTGACACTGATCCAGTGGCAATCGGAGCCGCCGCAGACGTTCCGCATTGAAACCCATGACGAATTGCCGCCCTTGCTGACCGAACCGGGACAGACGTCCGACGATGTCTTCGGTGCACCGGCGACCTTTGACGCGCCTGGATCTGCAGGGGGTGACGATGTCTTTTCGGCACCCGGCGTCTTTGATGCTCCGGCCGAATCGGCACCCGGTGTATTTGATGCCCCGGCGGTCGACGACGCAGAACCCGCCCAGTCGCCCGCCGACGAACTGCCCGTCTTCGAAGCGCCCGCGAACGGTCCGCCGGTCTTCAACGCTCCGGTTCAAGATTCCGCATCAACGCCTGCTGATCATCCCGCCGACAGCGGGCGATTCGCTTGGGCCGCCGCATCACCCTGGTTTTCGCTGATGGGTGTGGTCGCCGCGGATGGTGATGAAGAGGAAAAGGAAGAACCCCGACTGGTTCCGGTTTCGTCCGGCCGCCGCCAGTTGAACATCGCCCAGTGGCCGTTGTACGGTGATCTGGATGCGAAGTACGTTGTCGTCGCCATGTTCGACTACACATGCACCCATTGTCGGTCGACCTGCAAAGCAATCCGCGAAGCCGTGGAGAAAGATGGCTTGGATCTAGCGGTCGTGGCCCTGCCCACCCCGTTGCACCGGTCGTGCAACGATGCGGCGACCAGCAACGATCCCGCCGGAGCCCACCGCTGTGACGTCGCCAAGATGGCTGTCGCGGTCTGGTTGGCCGATCGCGAAAAGTTTCAACAGTTCCACGACTTTCTGATGTCGCAACAGCGGTCCGCCGGCGAGGCCCGCGCGAAAGCGATTGAATTGATCGGCGCCGAACAATTCAATCAACGTATGGCCAGCAAGACCCCGTCGGATTACATCGCCAAGACGGTGTTTTTGTACAAAGAATCGGGCGCCGGAACCTTGCCAAAGCTTGTCTTTCCGCGGACGACCGTGGTCGGCGAAATTAGCAGCGGTTCGACGATCACCAACTTGGTCAAGCAAAACCTGCGTTAG